In Pseudoalteromonas carrageenovora IAM 12662, the following proteins share a genomic window:
- a CDS encoding YejL family protein, whose product MPILSKYSNEEVEQIVDQLIDVLTKHNAPVDLSLMCLGNSITHILKEHVPTGKRQAVTENFAKALAQSVK is encoded by the coding sequence ATGCCAATCTTATCAAAATACTCTAATGAAGAAGTAGAACAAATCGTCGATCAGCTCATTGATGTGCTAACTAAACACAATGCGCCGGTTGATTTAAGTCTTATGTGTTTAGGAAATTCTATCACGCATATCTTAAAAGAGCATGTACCAACAGGGAAAAGACAAGCCGTTACCGAGAACTTTGCAAAAGCACTCGCGCAGTCGGTTAAATAA
- the yejK gene encoding nucleoid-associated protein YejK encodes MTTDVKKLVVHYVDKKDDDTQIHLRNDEMVVNDKVAVFIEQLHHAYNGKPGKGYCAFSGEKNSVVASAMQSYRNDELGFWHMTEQASTVLKEELDKYAFSETGYLVFCHYQYVATDYMLIAMINIKEHYSMTSELDLAASRHLDISRMQLAARIDLTAWDTQAEDNRYISFIKGRAGRKVADFFLDFLGCEEGIDPKQQSQVMLNAVEDYLSEQQFEKSEKDDLRKQVFDYCNDCVTTGEDANVSELSATLTKGDDSPFDSFCKEQSYDLEESFPVDKKTVTSMVKFSGLGGGVSVSFERKHLGERVTYNEATDTLVIKGIPPNLKDQLQRFMENESG; translated from the coding sequence ATGACAACAGACGTTAAAAAACTAGTCGTTCATTATGTAGACAAAAAAGACGACGATACGCAAATTCACCTTAGAAATGATGAGATGGTTGTTAACGATAAAGTAGCCGTTTTTATCGAACAATTACATCATGCGTACAATGGTAAACCCGGTAAAGGTTACTGCGCCTTTAGTGGCGAAAAAAACAGTGTTGTAGCATCTGCAATGCAAAGCTACCGCAATGATGAACTAGGTTTTTGGCACATGACGGAGCAAGCTTCTACTGTTTTAAAAGAAGAGTTAGATAAGTATGCGTTTAGTGAAACAGGTTACTTAGTATTTTGTCATTACCAATATGTAGCTACCGATTACATGCTTATTGCGATGATCAACATCAAAGAGCATTACTCAATGACTTCTGAGCTTGATTTAGCCGCATCTCGCCATTTAGATATATCGCGTATGCAATTAGCTGCGCGAATTGATTTAACAGCCTGGGATACCCAAGCAGAAGATAATCGCTATATTTCCTTTATTAAAGGCCGTGCTGGGCGCAAAGTTGCAGATTTCTTTTTAGATTTTTTAGGTTGTGAAGAAGGTATTGATCCTAAGCAGCAAAGCCAAGTTATGTTGAACGCTGTTGAAGATTATTTATCTGAGCAACAATTCGAGAAATCAGAAAAAGATGATTTACGTAAACAAGTATTTGATTACTGTAACGACTGTGTAACTACCGGTGAAGATGCAAACGTGAGCGAGCTTTCGGCTACACTTACGAAAGGCGATGACAGCCCATTTGATAGTTTTTGCAAAGAGCAAAGTTATGATTTAGAAGAGTCATTTCCTGTCGATAAAAAAACAGTTACCAGTATGGTTAAGTTTTCAGGCTTAGGCGGCGGGGTAAGCGTAAGCTTTGAGCGTAAACATTTAGGAGAGCGCGTAACTTATAACGAAGCAACAGATACACTGGTTATAAAAGGCATTCCGCCGAACTTAAAAGATCAGTTACAACGCTTTATGGAAAATGAAAGCGGGTAA
- the rne gene encoding ribonuclease E encodes MKRMLINATQQEEMRVALVDGQRLYDLDIESPGHEQKKANIYKGKITRIEPSLEAAFVDYGADRHGFLPLKEIARTYFPQGYTFHGRPNIRDVIKEGQEVIVQVDKEERGQKGAALTTFISVAGSYLVLMPNNPRAGGISRRIEGDERTELKEALSRLELPKGMGLIVRTAGVGKSFEELNYDLKALLVHWDAIKQAADSAKAPFLIHQESNVIFRAIRDYLRRDIGEILIDKPRVFEEAKAHIERFRPDFMSRVKLYQGDTPLFTHYQIESQIESAFQREVRLPSGGSIVIDPTEALTSIDINSSKATKGGDIEETALNTNLEAADEIARQLRLRDLGGLIVIDFIDMTPPRHQREVENRLKDAARPDRARVQIGKISRFGLLEMSRQRLRPSLGEASQGPCPRCSGQGTIRSNESIALSILRLIEEEAIKDNTAQVNAQVPVAVAAYLLNEQRRSVHRIEKHHKCDVVIIPNQHMETPHYEVMRLRKDETLETVSYEQVVAPEPEAFEMSKSPSAPVREEPMLKGVVMPSTPAPQAAPAKAVAPAAPVQTKTEGGLLAAIGNWFKSLFASESEEEKKAAVEKQQQETRNNNNRRGNDNRRRNNNQRRRNNPRSKPRNERQSAEEEVKTDSTATNETPERNENRNKRRRNPNSRKRPEHKNADQAKADTTAKADTDSKPVQAAEPKEQKPKVRRQRRNVRKKVRVQDESVEQATTTTEQTSEQSVVADKPQTKEQTPVVEKQTQAPAETVEAKPAKVEEAPVKEEKVATVESTDEAVNADDEQGQTRTRSRRSPRHLRASGQRRRRPEGEAEVKSDDAPAFVPVADQAAAEYEAELKAKSEETPVDASQQVEQAIAAEDLAKVEAVQDEQPAQAEEPEVTEQPAKAEEPVATEQPAKVEEPVATEQPAKVEEPVATEQPAKVEEPVATEQPAKVEEPEVTEQPAKVEEPVVTEQPAKVEEPVATEQPAKVEEPVATEQPTKVEEPVVSEKPAKVEEPVATEKPAKVEAVANAKTVIVKGAASAPMAQPTPVADSEVKHTSVAMAHDKRDLVPDSGLRAGSVKPAGRASSAMTKTMSAD; translated from the coding sequence ATGAAACGTATGCTAATCAATGCAACGCAGCAAGAAGAAATGCGCGTAGCACTGGTTGATGGCCAACGCCTTTATGATTTAGATATCGAAAGCCCAGGTCACGAACAGAAAAAAGCCAATATTTACAAAGGCAAAATCACTCGCATTGAACCATCTCTTGAAGCGGCATTTGTTGACTACGGTGCTGACCGCCATGGTTTCCTCCCTTTAAAAGAAATTGCCCGTACATACTTCCCACAAGGTTATACTTTCCATGGTCGTCCGAACATTCGTGACGTGATCAAAGAAGGTCAAGAAGTAATAGTACAAGTTGATAAAGAAGAACGCGGCCAAAAAGGCGCAGCGCTAACTACTTTTATCAGTGTTGCAGGTAGCTATTTAGTCCTTATGCCAAATAACCCTCGTGCTGGCGGTATTTCTCGTCGTATTGAAGGTGATGAGCGTACTGAACTAAAAGAAGCACTTAGCCGCCTAGAACTTCCTAAAGGTATGGGCTTAATAGTTCGTACAGCGGGTGTTGGCAAATCATTTGAAGAACTTAACTACGATTTAAAAGCATTATTAGTGCATTGGGATGCAATTAAACAAGCAGCCGATAGTGCTAAAGCGCCGTTTTTAATTCACCAAGAAAGTAATGTAATTTTCCGTGCAATACGTGATTATTTACGTCGTGATATTGGCGAAATATTAATTGATAAACCACGTGTTTTTGAAGAAGCTAAAGCGCACATTGAGCGTTTTCGCCCTGACTTTATGAGCCGTGTTAAGCTTTATCAAGGTGACACGCCGTTATTTACGCATTACCAAATTGAAAGCCAAATTGAGTCTGCGTTCCAACGAGAAGTTCGTCTACCGTCTGGTGGTTCAATTGTAATTGACCCAACTGAAGCACTTACTTCAATCGATATCAACTCGTCTAAAGCAACAAAAGGCGGCGATATTGAAGAAACAGCACTAAATACCAACCTAGAAGCAGCAGACGAAATTGCACGCCAATTACGCTTACGTGATTTAGGTGGCTTAATCGTTATCGACTTCATTGATATGACACCTCCACGTCATCAACGCGAAGTTGAAAACCGATTAAAAGATGCTGCTCGACCAGATCGTGCTCGCGTACAAATAGGCAAAATCTCTCGCTTTGGTTTACTAGAAATGTCGCGCCAGCGTTTGCGTCCTTCATTAGGTGAAGCAAGCCAGGGCCCGTGTCCACGTTGTAGCGGCCAAGGTACTATTCGTTCTAACGAATCAATTGCACTTTCTATTCTTCGCTTAATTGAAGAAGAAGCAATTAAAGACAACACAGCACAAGTAAATGCACAAGTGCCTGTTGCTGTTGCTGCTTATTTGTTAAATGAGCAACGTCGAAGCGTTCACCGTATTGAAAAGCACCACAAATGTGATGTTGTGATTATTCCTAATCAACACATGGAAACACCACACTACGAAGTAATGCGTTTACGTAAAGACGAAACACTTGAAACAGTAAGTTACGAGCAAGTTGTTGCACCAGAGCCTGAAGCATTCGAAATGTCTAAGTCTCCTTCTGCACCAGTACGTGAAGAGCCTATGTTAAAAGGCGTTGTAATGCCTTCAACTCCGGCTCCACAAGCTGCGCCTGCAAAGGCAGTAGCACCTGCTGCGCCAGTACAAACTAAAACTGAAGGTGGCTTATTGGCTGCTATCGGTAATTGGTTTAAGTCTTTATTTGCAAGTGAATCTGAAGAAGAGAAAAAAGCAGCAGTTGAAAAACAGCAGCAAGAAACTCGCAATAATAACAACCGTCGTGGTAACGATAATCGCCGCCGTAATAACAATCAGCGTCGTCGTAATAACCCACGTTCAAAACCTCGCAACGAGCGCCAAAGTGCTGAAGAAGAAGTTAAAACAGACTCAACAGCAACTAATGAGACTCCAGAAAGAAACGAAAATCGCAACAAGCGACGTCGTAACCCTAACTCTCGTAAGCGCCCTGAGCATAAAAACGCAGATCAAGCAAAAGCAGATACAACTGCAAAAGCTGATACTGATTCTAAGCCTGTACAAGCTGCAGAACCTAAAGAGCAAAAGCCGAAAGTTCGTCGCCAACGTCGTAACGTACGTAAAAAAGTACGTGTACAAGATGAAAGCGTAGAGCAAGCAACTACAACAACAGAGCAAACATCTGAGCAGTCTGTAGTAGCTGATAAGCCGCAAACTAAGGAGCAAACGCCAGTAGTTGAAAAACAAACTCAAGCGCCTGCTGAAACAGTTGAAGCTAAACCAGCTAAGGTTGAAGAGGCACCTGTTAAAGAAGAAAAAGTAGCAACTGTAGAATCTACTGATGAAGCTGTAAATGCTGATGATGAGCAAGGCCAAACACGTACACGTTCACGCCGTTCTCCTCGTCACCTTCGTGCATCGGGTCAACGCCGTCGTCGTCCTGAAGGCGAAGCAGAAGTTAAATCTGATGATGCGCCTGCATTTGTACCCGTTGCTGATCAAGCGGCTGCTGAGTATGAAGCAGAACTAAAAGCTAAATCAGAAGAAACCCCTGTTGATGCTTCACAGCAAGTTGAACAAGCTATTGCAGCTGAAGACTTAGCAAAGGTTGAGGCAGTACAAGATGAACAACCAGCTCAAGCTGAAGAGCCAGAAGTAACTGAGCAACCAGCTAAAGCTGAAGAGCCTGTAGCAACTGAGCAACCAGCTAAAGTTGAAGAGCCTGTAGCAACTGAGCAACCAGCTAAAGTTGAAGAGCCTGTAGCGACTGAGCAACCAGCTAAAGTTGAAGAGCCTGTAGCAACTGAGCAACCAGCTAAAGTTGAAGAACCAGAAGTAACTGAGCAACCAGCTAAAGTTGAAGAGCCAGTAGTAACTGAGCAACCAGCTAAAGTTGAAGAGCCAGTAGCAACTGAGCAACCAGCTAAAGTTGAAGAGCCAGTAGCAACTGAGCAACCAACTAAAGTTGAAGAGCCTGTAGTATCTGAGAAACCAGCTAAAGTTGAAGAACCAGTAGCAACTGAGAAACCAGCTAAAGTTGAAGCCGTGGCTAACGCTAAAACAGTAATAGTTAAAGGTGCTGCAAGTGCACCGATGGCTCAACCTACTCCGGTTGCTGATAGCGAAGTTAAACACACATCTGTTGCAATGGCTCACGATAAACGTGACCTAGTGCCAGACAGTGGCTTACGTGCAGGGTCAGTTAAGCCTGCAGGTCGTGCGAGTTCTGCAATGACTAAAACAATGAGTGCTGATTAA
- a CDS encoding HAD-IA family hydrolase, whose translation MIKAAPIKKYKLVIFDWDGTVMDSVGKIVNCIRQSALSLNLTPPSDDAIKNIIGLSLERAIDVLFPEQVKHQKALIAGYKHQYSVDMTPTPVFDDVASVLSVLQEQGIMLAVATGKGRDGLERLLDQSQLRQFFSATRTSDDALSKPSPDMLYQLLQEIGVSADDAVMIGDTKIDMAMGKAANMDRIGVTMGVHNAQQLSELTPVATVDNYQQLQQVLLG comes from the coding sequence GTGATAAAAGCAGCGCCAATTAAAAAGTATAAGCTGGTTATTTTTGATTGGGATGGCACTGTAATGGATTCAGTCGGCAAAATAGTTAACTGTATTCGACAAAGTGCTTTGTCGCTTAATTTAACGCCGCCAAGTGATGATGCAATTAAGAATATAATTGGTTTGTCACTTGAGCGTGCTATTGACGTTTTATTTCCTGAGCAGGTAAAACATCAAAAGGCTTTAATTGCAGGTTATAAACATCAATACAGTGTTGATATGACGCCAACCCCCGTTTTTGATGATGTTGCAAGTGTACTTAGCGTCTTACAAGAGCAAGGTATAATGTTAGCTGTTGCTACAGGTAAAGGGCGTGATGGACTAGAGCGCTTACTTGATCAAAGCCAGCTTAGGCAATTTTTTAGTGCAACGCGTACAAGTGATGACGCACTGTCTAAGCCATCGCCAGATATGCTTTATCAGTTATTGCAAGAAATTGGCGTAAGCGCCGATGATGCTGTAATGATAGGTGATACAAAAATTGATATGGCAATGGGCAAAGCCGCAAATATGGACCGTATAGGGGTTACTATGGGTGTACATAATGCCCAGCAGTTAAGTGAATTAACACCTGTTGCAACTGTTGATAATTACCAGCAGTTGCAACAAGTATTACTCGGTTAG
- the acpP gene encoding acyl carrier protein, which yields MSDIQERVKKIIIEQLGVKEEEVKNESSFVDDLGADSLDTVELVMALEEEFDTEIPDEEAEKITTVQTAIDYVTAHAE from the coding sequence ATGAGCGATATCCAAGAACGCGTAAAGAAAATTATCATTGAACAACTAGGTGTTAAAGAAGAAGAAGTTAAAAACGAATCTTCTTTCGTAGATGACCTAGGTGCAGATTCTCTTGATACTGTTGAACTAGTTATGGCTCTTGAAGAAGAGTTTGACACTGAGATCCCAGATGAAGAAGCTGAGAAGATCACTACAGTACAAACTGCTATCGATTACGTTACAGCTCACGCTGAGTAA
- the yceD gene encoding 23S rRNA accumulation protein YceD, giving the protein MQKVKIPITLHPGKAAQHRLSYDGIVPLEKLTRLEKVVQEEVGEIAVKIHCKNDDQGLVVIRGNLSTHVTVTCQRCNGDLGLDLVQDFVCSPVGEDTDLDIFPEDYDEVALDENGEINVFDLIEDELILAIPLVATHNEASCSYSAKPASFGVLKAEDDKPNPFDILKQLKKDS; this is encoded by the coding sequence ATGCAAAAGGTGAAAATTCCCATCACTCTTCATCCAGGCAAAGCAGCGCAGCACCGTTTATCGTATGACGGAATTGTACCGCTTGAAAAACTTACTCGTTTAGAGAAAGTTGTGCAGGAAGAAGTAGGTGAAATAGCGGTAAAAATTCATTGCAAAAACGACGACCAAGGTTTAGTTGTGATTCGCGGCAATTTGTCCACACACGTAACTGTCACTTGTCAACGTTGTAATGGTGATTTAGGGTTGGATTTGGTTCAAGATTTTGTTTGTTCGCCAGTAGGTGAAGATACAGATTTAGATATTTTTCCAGAAGACTACGATGAAGTAGCGCTTGATGAAAATGGTGAAATTAACGTTTTTGATTTAATTGAAGACGAACTGATTTTAGCAATTCCATTAGTTGCCACTCACAACGAAGCTTCATGCAGTTATTCAGCAAAGCCTGCCAGCTTTGGTGTGTTAAAGGCGGAAGATGATAAACCTAATCCATTTGATATTTTGAAACAACTTAAGAAAGATTCTTAG
- the rpmF gene encoding 50S ribosomal protein L32, whose translation MAVQKSKKSRARRGMRRSHDAISGPTLTVDQTSGETHRRHHVTADGYYKGVQVISN comes from the coding sequence ATGGCTGTACAAAAAAGCAAAAAGTCTCGTGCAAGACGCGGCATGCGCCGTTCACACGATGCGATCAGTGGTCCAACTTTAACTGTAGACCAAACATCTGGTGAGACTCATCGTCGTCACCATGTGACTGCAGATGGTTACTACAAAGGCGTTCAAGTAATTTCTAACTAA
- the rluC gene encoding 23S rRNA pseudouridine(955/2504/2580) synthase RluC: protein MSEKTGLQVSFVTINEDHLGQRIDNFLITHLKGVPKSAVYKILRKGEVRVNKKRIKPVYKLQLDDVVRIPPIRVSEREEFVPSKLDKVTRLEDDILFEDKYLIVINKPSGMAVHGGSGLSYGLIEALRALRPDERSLELVHRLDRDTSGCLLIAKRRSVLTALHEQLREKTMEKNYWALVEGQWDSKTKNVTEGLRKNTLKSGERVVRVNNVEGKPSHTRFKVLERFNDCSLVQASPVTGRTHQIRVHTQCKGHPIACDDKYGDQGFDESMRKVGLNRLFLHAHDLSFYHPKNETTMRIEAPLDKTLKNTLLKLRDAKQ, encoded by the coding sequence ATGTCAGAAAAAACCGGCTTACAAGTATCTTTTGTCACAATCAACGAAGACCATTTAGGTCAACGAATTGATAACTTTCTTATTACCCATTTAAAAGGGGTGCCTAAAAGCGCAGTTTATAAAATTCTTCGTAAAGGTGAGGTACGTGTAAACAAAAAACGTATTAAACCTGTTTATAAGTTACAACTAGACGATGTAGTGCGTATACCACCTATTAGAGTGTCTGAGCGAGAAGAGTTTGTACCATCAAAACTAGATAAAGTTACTCGCCTTGAGGACGATATTTTATTTGAAGATAAATACCTTATTGTGATCAACAAACCTTCGGGCATGGCTGTGCATGGTGGCAGTGGTTTAAGTTATGGCTTAATAGAAGCGTTACGCGCACTTCGCCCTGATGAGCGTAGTCTAGAGCTTGTACACAGGCTAGACCGTGATACATCAGGTTGTTTACTAATTGCTAAACGCCGTTCTGTATTAACTGCATTACATGAGCAGCTACGCGAAAAAACAATGGAAAAAAACTACTGGGCGCTTGTAGAAGGTCAGTGGGATTCTAAAACGAAAAACGTGACAGAGGGTTTGCGTAAAAATACGCTTAAATCGGGCGAGCGAGTAGTGCGAGTAAATAATGTTGAGGGTAAACCTTCGCATACTCGCTTTAAAGTGCTTGAGCGTTTTAACGATTGCTCACTTGTACAGGCATCGCCAGTTACAGGTAGAACGCATCAAATTCGTGTGCATACTCAATGTAAAGGTCACCCTATAGCGTGTGATGATAAGTATGGCGACCAAGGGTTTGACGAATCTATGCGTAAAGTTGGCTTAAATCGTTTATTTTTACACGCACACGATTTAAGTTTTTACCACCCTAAAAACGAAACTACCATGCGTATAGAAGCCCCACTGGATAAAACACTTAAAAATACGTTATTAAAATTACGAGATGCAAAACAGTGA
- a CDS encoding Maf family protein: MKYPLILASSSPFRQSLLQKFNLPFESFSPEIDESPQANETPEQLVKRLSELKARAATQHFSTGLAIGSDQVAVFNNQILGKPHNKQNAIKQLSLFSANTVTFLTGLCVYDITSNKTKTLIEPFEVVFKALTREQIEAYCDAEQPYNCAGSFKSEGLGICLFEKLNGDDPNSLIGLPLIKLSQLLAEFGIDVLAAQTPQAS; this comes from the coding sequence ATGAAGTACCCACTTATATTAGCGTCAAGCTCGCCTTTTAGGCAGTCTTTATTACAAAAATTTAATCTGCCATTTGAATCATTTTCGCCAGAGATTGACGAGTCACCACAAGCAAACGAAACACCTGAGCAGCTAGTAAAACGCTTGAGTGAGTTGAAAGCGCGTGCTGCAACACAACACTTTAGCACAGGCCTTGCTATCGGCTCTGATCAGGTTGCTGTATTTAACAATCAAATTTTAGGTAAACCACATAATAAACAAAATGCTATTAAGCAGTTATCTTTATTTAGTGCCAATACTGTAACATTTTTAACTGGCCTTTGTGTTTACGATATTACCAGTAATAAAACAAAAACCTTAATAGAACCATTCGAAGTTGTTTTTAAAGCACTTACCCGTGAACAAATTGAAGCATACTGCGATGCTGAGCAACCATATAACTGTGCGGGGAGTTTTAAAAGTGAAGGGTTAGGTATTTGTTTATTTGAAAAATTAAACGGGGACGATCCTAATAGCCTAATAGGCTTACCGCTAATTAAACTCAGCCAATTATTAGCTGAGTTTGGTATTGATGTATTAGCGGCTCAAACACCTCAAGCAAGTTAA
- the fabG gene encoding 3-oxoacyl-ACP reductase FabG, giving the protein MTNLFSLEGKVVLITGASRGIGKAIANTLVAQGAKVAGTATSESGAAKISEYLADNGKGYALNVTEPASIEATLAAIKADFGDVDVLVNNAGITRDNLLMRMKENEWDDIIDTNLSSIFRLSKAVLRPMMKKKNGRIINIGSVVGTMGNAGQANYAAAKAGVIGFSKSLAREVASRGITVNVVAPGFIQTDMTDDLTDDQKAATLANVPAGRLGQPDEIAAAVCYLASDAAAYVSGETLHVNGAMYMV; this is encoded by the coding sequence ATGACTAATTTATTTTCTTTAGAGGGCAAAGTTGTCCTTATTACAGGTGCTAGCCGTGGTATTGGTAAAGCAATAGCTAATACACTCGTAGCGCAAGGTGCAAAAGTAGCGGGTACTGCGACGAGTGAATCAGGCGCAGCTAAAATTAGTGAATATTTAGCTGATAACGGTAAAGGCTATGCGCTAAACGTAACTGAACCTGCTTCGATTGAGGCTACACTTGCCGCGATTAAGGCCGATTTTGGTGATGTTGATGTACTAGTAAATAACGCGGGTATTACTCGCGATAATTTATTAATGCGTATGAAAGAGAACGAGTGGGACGATATTATCGATACTAACTTAAGCTCTATCTTTCGTTTGTCAAAAGCAGTTTTACGTCCAATGATGAAGAAGAAAAATGGCCGTATCATTAACATAGGCTCAGTTGTGGGCACTATGGGTAATGCTGGGCAAGCTAATTACGCTGCGGCAAAGGCTGGCGTAATTGGTTTTTCTAAGTCACTTGCACGTGAAGTTGCATCACGCGGAATTACAGTAAATGTGGTTGCGCCTGGCTTTATTCAAACCGATATGACAGATGATTTAACTGACGATCAAAAAGCAGCTACGCTTGCTAATGTACCTGCGGGTCGTTTAGGTCAGCCAGATGAGATTGCAGCTGCTGTGTGTTATTTAGCATCTGACGCAGCTGCGTACGTATCAGGCGAAACTTTGCACGTAAATGGCGCGATGTACATGGTTTAA
- the fabD gene encoding ACP S-malonyltransferase produces MAQKIALLFPGQGSQSVGMLSELLESSDIVKATFAEASNALGYDLAALVLNGPEESLNQTHRTQPALLTASVAIYRHWLAENPHAEIVMAGHSLGEYSALVCSDVVSLSEAVKLVENRGLYMQEAVPAGVGSMAAIIGLGDDEIKAACDQSAQGEVVSPVNYNSPGQVVIAGHKAAVDRASQACKDAGAKRALPLSVSVPSHCELMKPAAEKLANDLAALTFNTPKCDVINNVDVKAESTADAIKDALVRQLYSPVRWTETVQALVAQGITQSYEFGPGKVLTGLAKRIDKAMVCGSVNDAASIDAAK; encoded by the coding sequence ATGGCACAAAAAATTGCACTTCTATTTCCAGGTCAAGGCTCTCAAAGCGTTGGCATGTTGAGCGAGCTGTTAGAAAGCTCAGATATTGTAAAAGCAACATTTGCAGAGGCGTCGAACGCATTAGGTTATGACCTTGCTGCACTTGTGCTTAATGGCCCAGAAGAAAGCCTTAACCAAACTCACCGTACTCAACCTGCATTATTAACTGCAAGTGTGGCTATTTACCGTCATTGGTTAGCAGAAAATCCACATGCAGAAATTGTAATGGCAGGGCACAGCTTGGGTGAATATTCAGCTTTAGTATGTAGCGACGTTGTAAGCTTGAGCGAAGCGGTAAAGCTTGTTGAAAACCGTGGTTTGTACATGCAAGAAGCAGTACCTGCGGGCGTAGGCTCTATGGCCGCTATTATAGGTTTGGGCGATGACGAAATTAAAGCTGCATGTGACCAATCAGCGCAGGGCGAAGTTGTTTCTCCGGTAAATTATAACTCACCAGGTCAAGTTGTTATTGCAGGGCACAAAGCGGCTGTAGATAGAGCATCGCAAGCATGTAAAGACGCGGGTGCAAAACGTGCATTACCACTGAGCGTAAGTGTACCGTCGCATTGTGAGCTAATGAAACCAGCAGCAGAAAAACTGGCTAATGATCTCGCTGCTTTAACATTTAATACACCTAAGTGTGATGTAATTAATAATGTTGATGTAAAAGCAGAAAGTACAGCGGATGCAATTAAAGATGCATTAGTACGTCAATTATATAGCCCAGTGCGCTGGACTGAAACAGTACAAGCTTTGGTTGCACAAGGTATAACGCAAAGCTACGAATTTGGCCCAGGTAAAGTGTTAACTGGTCTTGCAAAACGAATTGATAAGGCAATGGTTTGTGGCTCAGTAAATGATGCCGCATCAATCGATGCTGCTAAATAA
- the plsX gene encoding phosphate acyltransferase PlsX, which produces MLTNLTIALDMMGGDYGPRSSIPAAVCAVNAHANLTLILCGNEQVIQNELESLDSLSHPRLIIRHCSEIVTNACEPAIAVRSKKDSSMRVALDLVKSGEAQACVSSGNTGALFFMAHYVLKMLPGVKRPALISAVPTERENPVYLLDLGANVHCDAEVLYQFGIMGSVVAGQAIGCENPKVSLLNIGAEDIKGHEGIKQAAQLMQQSPYINYTGYSEGSDIFSGKADVIVCEGFVGNVALKTCEGIAKLIMNKFTKALEKHLVYKCMAFILKPVIKKLYNRVNPDQYNGASLVGLRGIVVKSHGNASAKAFQAAIDEAVKEVERQLPDKIAAIFEKTHSNDTAAN; this is translated from the coding sequence ATGCTGACTAATCTAACCATAGCGTTAGATATGATGGGGGGCGATTATGGCCCCCGTTCATCTATCCCCGCTGCCGTTTGCGCAGTAAATGCTCATGCCAATTTAACGCTTATATTGTGTGGTAACGAGCAAGTAATACAAAATGAACTCGAATCCCTCGATTCTTTATCTCATCCAAGACTTATTATTCGCCATTGTAGTGAAATAGTTACTAATGCCTGCGAACCAGCAATTGCCGTGCGTTCAAAAAAAGACTCTTCTATGCGTGTTGCCCTTGATTTAGTTAAATCAGGTGAGGCTCAAGCGTGTGTTAGCTCGGGTAATACCGGTGCATTATTTTTTATGGCACATTACGTACTAAAAATGCTGCCAGGCGTTAAGCGTCCTGCATTAATATCTGCGGTGCCTACCGAACGTGAAAACCCTGTTTATTTACTCGATTTAGGCGCAAATGTACACTGCGATGCTGAAGTATTATATCAGTTTGGCATTATGGGCTCAGTGGTTGCTGGGCAAGCTATTGGCTGCGAAAATCCCAAAGTAAGTTTACTAAACATTGGTGCAGAAGACATAAAAGGCCATGAAGGTATTAAACAAGCCGCGCAACTTATGCAGCAAAGCCCTTATATAAATTACACTGGCTATAGTGAAGGCAGTGATATTTTTTCAGGCAAGGCTGATGTAATAGTATGTGAAGGGTTTGTTGGCAACGTCGCATTAAAAACCTGTGAAGGTATTGCTAAACTTATAATGAATAAGTTTACAAAAGCCCTTGAAAAGCACTTAGTTTACAAATGCATGGCCTTTATTCTTAAGCCCGTTATAAAAAAACTCTATAATAGGGTGAACCCCGACCAGTATAACGGTGCTTCTCTGGTAGGATTGCGCGGTATTGTGGTTAAAAGCCATGGAAATGCATCAGCTAAAGCATTTCAAGCAGCAATCGACGAAGCGGTAAAAGAAGTTGAACGCCAACTTCCAGATAAAATAGCCGCAATTTTCGAAAAAACACATTCTAATGATACGGCGGCCAATTAA